From one Chlamydiifrater phoenicopteri genomic stretch:
- a CDS encoding Na(+)-transporting NADH-quinone reductase subunit B → MLRKFLDRSFRLVEKDKFKKFFPVVDALDTFCFEPTHPCSSPPFIRDSVDVKRWMIIVVFSLMPAIFMAIWNSGLQQVVYLSKNANLMQDFVLSSKTFWGAFSFAFRQGIFFKIVFKGLQLFIPLVTITYIVGGACEVLFAITRKHKIAEGLLVTGILYPLTLPPTIPYWVAALGIAFGVVFAKEVFGGTGMNVLNPALSARAFLFFAFPNCMTGDVWVGGNPIAIKDSLRIINADAHKSLFDGFSQATCLQTLNSTSPLIKRIHVDAIATNIMDASSVPTLDFIKEKFTLWSQNNPGAVLGKLSIPQLQEFLSAPLSEGGLGLLSSQFDSAYAATDLIYGTGKFASSNLFWGNILGAFGETSTFACLLGALLLIITGIASWRTILACGLGAFLTAWLFKLGSILFFDGYGAWAPAKFFIPAHRHLFMGGLAFGFIFMATDPVSSPSMKLGKWIYGAFIGFLTVFIRLINPAYPEGVMLAILLGNVFAPLFDHYAIGRYRKRAQ, encoded by the coding sequence ATGTTACGAAAATTTTTAGACCGATCCTTTCGTCTCGTTGAAAAAGACAAGTTTAAAAAGTTTTTCCCCGTAGTAGACGCTTTAGATACCTTTTGTTTCGAACCCACTCATCCATGTTCTTCTCCTCCTTTCATTAGGGATTCTGTAGACGTTAAACGATGGATGATTATAGTCGTTTTCTCTTTAATGCCAGCTATTTTCATGGCTATATGGAATTCCGGGTTACAACAGGTCGTCTACCTTTCGAAAAACGCCAACCTCATGCAAGATTTTGTTCTTTCATCGAAAACTTTTTGGGGCGCATTCTCCTTTGCTTTTCGCCAAGGTATTTTTTTTAAAATAGTCTTCAAGGGCTTGCAACTTTTTATTCCCCTTGTCACCATAACTTACATAGTTGGCGGAGCTTGCGAAGTTCTCTTTGCTATCACAAGAAAACATAAAATAGCTGAAGGATTGCTTGTTACTGGCATCCTTTATCCACTAACTCTACCCCCTACTATTCCGTATTGGGTCGCTGCCTTAGGAATAGCCTTCGGCGTTGTATTTGCTAAAGAGGTTTTCGGAGGTACAGGGATGAACGTCCTAAACCCTGCCCTATCAGCAAGAGCGTTCTTATTCTTCGCTTTTCCAAACTGTATGACCGGAGATGTCTGGGTGGGCGGCAATCCCATAGCTATCAAAGATAGCTTGCGTATCATAAATGCAGACGCCCATAAATCTCTCTTCGATGGCTTTTCTCAGGCAACCTGTTTGCAAACGCTCAATTCAACTTCCCCCCTAATCAAGCGAATCCATGTTGATGCTATTGCTACTAATATTATGGACGCATCTTCTGTTCCTACTCTGGATTTTATCAAAGAGAAGTTCACTCTGTGGAGCCAAAATAACCCTGGAGCTGTATTGGGTAAACTCTCTATACCCCAGCTACAAGAGTTCCTGTCAGCACCTCTTTCTGAAGGCGGCTTGGGACTGCTTTCCTCTCAATTTGATTCCGCTTATGCTGCTACAGACCTCATTTATGGAACCGGGAAATTCGCTTCTTCCAACCTCTTTTGGGGCAACATCTTAGGCGCCTTTGGAGAAACTTCTACTTTTGCTTGCCTACTGGGGGCTCTCCTCCTGATCATTACGGGCATTGCGTCATGGAGGACGATTCTAGCTTGTGGATTAGGCGCTTTCCTTACTGCCTGGCTTTTTAAATTGGGAAGCATCTTGTTCTTTGATGGTTACGGAGCTTGGGCTCCCGCAAAGTTTTTCATTCCCGCACACAGACACTTGTTTATGGGCGGCCTAGCTTTCGGTTTCATCTTTATGGCCACAGATCCAGTGTCCTCACCCTCTATGAAGTTAGGTAAATGGATATATGGAGCTTTTATAGGCTTTTTAACCGTGTTTATACGCTTAATCAACCCTGCATATCCTGAAGGGGTCATGCTGGCTATCTTGTTAGGAAATGTTTTTGCCCCCCTATTTGATCACTACGCCATAGGGAGATACCGGAAGAGAGCACAATGA
- a CDS encoding bactofilin family protein: MFRRTTKGSFENVTTLYEEDPSLRKNYSPHYQQESRIDAAGLYEAPKSVETPSHPSVSPMTQEENPKWSDQEENSVSLSFVEEPETTLGEGVSFKGELVFEKLLRIDGTFEGKLVSSGKIIVGPTGRVKADINLGEAIIEGVVEGNVTTKGKVEARGEAIIIGDISASSLCVDEGVSITGYVCVSRPNTSCTEESIDEQTY; encoded by the coding sequence ATGTTTCGAAGAACAACTAAAGGATCTTTTGAGAATGTGACTACCCTGTACGAAGAAGACCCTTCATTAAGAAAGAATTACTCTCCACATTACCAACAAGAAAGTCGTATAGATGCGGCAGGCTTATATGAAGCACCGAAGTCCGTAGAAACTCCTTCCCATCCATCAGTATCTCCTATGACGCAAGAAGAGAATCCCAAATGGTCTGATCAAGAGGAAAACTCTGTCTCCCTCTCTTTTGTAGAAGAACCAGAAACAACGTTAGGCGAAGGCGTGTCTTTTAAAGGAGAGTTAGTTTTTGAAAAGTTGTTGCGCATCGATGGAACATTCGAAGGGAAACTCGTCTCCTCAGGAAAAATTATCGTGGGCCCTACGGGACGAGTGAAAGCTGACATCAATCTTGGCGAAGCTATCATAGAAGGAGTCGTTGAAGGGAATGTCACGACAAAAGGAAAGGTAGAAGCCAGAGGTGAGGCCATCATTATAGGTGATATCTCTGCATCTTCTCTCTGCGTTGATGAGGGTGTATCCATCACCGGATATGTTTGCGTTTCCCGGCCAAATACATCGTGTACCGAAGAGTCTATTGACGAGCAGACCTACTAA
- the nqrC gene encoding NADH:ubiquinone reductase (Na(+)-transporting) subunit C, whose translation MRKISVNSTKYTVIFILSVSLFSGILLSFLNLALTPYKERAILFDRNKQMLMSVKVLDSKSRFQIAENNGSFTPAIYNKKSMLLEKVKNHASPVSPVTLEDFSTKFVRPFFADRSGKIFSPEEKGINVTKYEREFADSHLFLQPLLLFYAVLKNSPKIGVMSDQQIVEDPSVIASLIIPVSGFGLWGPIYGFLGVLNDGNTVLGTTWYKHGETPGLGANIANPSWQEQFFGKKIFQTISPEITDLEKVPMGLEVVKGSAKAIYGTSPKFLSAVDGISGATLTCNGVTEAFERSLLPYRGLLLFFNHLNNAKGTTKNGKS comes from the coding sequence ATGAGAAAAATTTCCGTTAATAGCACAAAATACACCGTCATCTTTATCCTCAGCGTAAGCTTGTTCAGTGGGATCCTTCTCTCTTTTTTAAATCTAGCTCTTACCCCTTATAAAGAACGAGCTATCCTCTTTGATAGAAATAAGCAAATGTTAATGTCTGTTAAAGTTCTGGATAGTAAAAGCAGATTCCAGATAGCAGAGAACAATGGGTCTTTTACTCCAGCTATCTATAACAAAAAATCTATGCTTCTCGAAAAAGTTAAGAATCACGCTTCCCCAGTGTCTCCTGTAACTTTAGAAGATTTTTCAACAAAATTTGTTCGCCCCTTCTTTGCTGATAGATCGGGAAAAATTTTCTCCCCCGAAGAGAAAGGAATTAATGTTACAAAATACGAAAGGGAATTTGCCGATTCTCACTTGTTCCTACAGCCCCTTCTTCTCTTCTATGCTGTCTTAAAAAACTCCCCCAAAATAGGCGTTATGAGCGATCAACAGATTGTAGAAGACCCTTCAGTTATAGCCTCATTGATCATTCCTGTTTCAGGCTTTGGTTTATGGGGGCCTATATACGGATTTCTAGGTGTCCTTAATGACGGAAACACTGTTTTAGGAACAACATGGTATAAGCATGGAGAAACTCCTGGACTTGGAGCTAACATAGCTAATCCTTCATGGCAAGAGCAGTTTTTTGGAAAAAAAATCTTTCAAACCATCTCGCCAGAAATTACAGATTTAGAAAAAGTTCCTATGGGTCTAGAAGTTGTTAAAGGAAGCGCGAAAGCTATTTATGGCACCTCGCCAAAATTTCTTTCTGCTGTAGACGGTATCTCTGGAGCTACCTTAACTTGTAACGGAGTAACAGAAGCTTTCGAGCGCTCATTACTCCCTTATCGAGGACTCTTACTATTCTTTAACCACCTAAATAATGCTAAAGGCACAACTAAAAATGGCAAGTCCTAG
- the dnaA gene encoding chromosomal replication initiator protein DnaA, whose product MLTCNECNTWEQFVNYVKTRCSDTAFENWIAPIRVLEETSTLIRLEVPNIFVQNYLFDNYKKDLCSFVPVNADGEPSLEFVVVETKKASLSAGETPSVAKSFFQEEISKDFELKLNASYKFDNFIEGPSNQFVKSAAVGIANKPGKSYNPLFIHGGVGLGKTHLLHAIGHYVREHHKKLRAHCITTEAFINDLVHHLKAKSIDKMKSFYRSLDLLLVDDIQFLQNRQNFEEEFCNTFESLINMSKQIVITSDKPPSQLKLSERIIARMEWGLVAHVGTPDLETRVAILQHKAEQKGLSIPSEVAFFIADRVYGNVRQLEGAINKLTAYCRVFGKPITEEVVQDTLKELFKVPAKQKVSVESILKSVSTVFQVKTQDLKGNSRTKECLLARQVAMYLAKSLISDSLSAIGAAFGKTHSTILYACKNVEQRIAEDDTLRRQINICRSNIET is encoded by the coding sequence ATGTTAACTTGCAACGAATGCAACACCTGGGAGCAATTTGTCAACTATGTAAAGACGCGCTGTTCAGATACAGCCTTCGAAAACTGGATAGCTCCTATTCGAGTGTTAGAGGAGACTTCAACCCTAATACGCCTTGAAGTGCCTAACATTTTTGTTCAAAACTATCTCTTTGATAATTACAAAAAAGATCTCTGCTCTTTTGTTCCTGTAAATGCTGATGGGGAGCCCTCTCTCGAATTCGTTGTTGTCGAAACTAAAAAAGCTTCCCTCTCAGCAGGAGAAACTCCATCTGTAGCCAAAAGCTTTTTCCAAGAAGAAATTTCTAAAGATTTTGAGCTAAAACTTAACGCTTCCTACAAATTTGACAACTTTATTGAGGGCCCCTCTAACCAATTTGTAAAATCCGCTGCCGTGGGTATAGCTAATAAACCAGGAAAATCTTACAACCCCCTGTTTATTCATGGAGGGGTGGGCTTAGGCAAAACTCACTTGTTGCATGCCATCGGGCATTATGTTCGCGAGCATCACAAGAAACTGCGCGCACATTGCATAACAACAGAGGCTTTCATTAATGATCTGGTACACCATTTAAAGGCTAAGTCCATAGATAAAATGAAAAGCTTTTATCGCTCGCTGGATTTACTACTCGTCGACGATATCCAGTTTCTCCAAAACAGGCAAAATTTTGAAGAGGAGTTCTGTAATACTTTCGAGTCTCTCATTAACATGAGCAAGCAAATTGTCATCACTAGCGACAAGCCACCTAGTCAACTGAAATTGTCTGAACGTATAATAGCTAGAATGGAGTGGGGGCTCGTAGCTCATGTAGGTACCCCAGATCTAGAAACTCGAGTAGCTATTCTACAACATAAGGCTGAACAAAAAGGGCTGTCCATACCCAGCGAGGTAGCCTTCTTCATAGCTGATCGTGTATACGGTAATGTCAGACAACTAGAAGGCGCTATTAATAAGTTAACTGCTTATTGTAGAGTTTTCGGAAAGCCGATAACAGAAGAAGTTGTCCAAGACACTCTGAAAGAACTTTTTAAAGTTCCTGCAAAACAAAAAGTATCCGTCGAAAGCATCCTAAAGAGTGTTTCAACAGTTTTTCAAGTAAAGACCCAAGATTTAAAAGGAAACTCTCGAACAAAAGAATGTTTGCTTGCTCGTCAAGTTGCTATGTACTTAGCGAAATCCTTGATATCGGATTCCCTTTCTGCTATAGGGGCAGCATTCGGAAAAACTCATTCTACAATTTTATATGCATGCAAAAACGTTGAACAACGTATTGCTGAAGATGACACTCTAAGGCGACAGATAAATATCTGCCGTAGTAATATAGAAACCTAA
- the nqrD gene encoding NADH:ubiquinone reductase (Na(+)-transporting) subunit D, translated as MASPRKSYKNYFLDPLWNNNQILVSVLGICSSLAVTTTLSTAITMGIAVSFVSACSSFFVSLLRNYTPNSVRMITQLIIISLFVIVIDQFLQAFFFNISKTLSVFVGLIITNCIVMGRTESMAKNVPPIPALLDGLGSGLGYGGVLVFVSIIREFFGFGTLMGFQIVPLSWYASDLHPSAYQNMGIMVLAPSAFFILGTMIWLMNIYRSTNTKR; from the coding sequence ATGGCAAGTCCTAGAAAATCCTATAAGAACTATTTCCTTGACCCATTATGGAATAACAACCAAATTTTGGTTTCTGTTCTAGGGATATGTTCTTCTTTAGCGGTGACAACAACCCTAAGCACAGCGATCACTATGGGAATAGCTGTCAGTTTCGTCTCAGCATGCTCTTCTTTCTTCGTGTCTTTGCTAAGAAATTATACACCTAACAGTGTACGAATGATTACCCAACTCATTATCATTTCCTTGTTCGTCATAGTTATAGATCAATTCCTACAAGCTTTTTTCTTCAATATTTCTAAAACTCTTTCTGTTTTCGTGGGTCTGATCATTACCAACTGCATTGTTATGGGTAGAACAGAAAGTATGGCTAAAAATGTTCCTCCTATTCCAGCCCTTTTAGACGGCCTTGGGTCGGGTCTTGGATACGGAGGCGTATTAGTCTTTGTTAGCATTATTCGCGAATTTTTTGGCTTTGGAACACTTATGGGGTTCCAAATTGTTCCCCTATCTTGGTACGCTTCTGATCTTCATCCCAGCGCATACCAAAATATGGGTATAATGGTTTTAGCTCCTTCAGCATTTTTCATCTTGGGAACAATGATTTGGTTAATGAACATTTACAGATCAACTAACACTAAAAGATAG